TTCGCTCGCCGTCGCCGGTCTGCGGGGTCGGCACCTGGCGCTGCTCAGTGCGCTGATCGGTGACGTCGACCCGCAACCTCAGAGCAAGCAGGACAGCGAACAGGGCACCGAGCGGCACACCGAGCAGAGCTGGGACGCCGCCCGCACCGCTACCGAGCCGGTCCTCCGCGAGTCCGTCTGGGTGGACCCGGTCTCCCTGCCCCGACCGTCCGACAGCGGCGCGGCAGTCACCGAAGGCACCGAGGTCCCGGCCCGTATGCCGCAGGACCCGAACGCGACCCCCACCGCCCCAGCAAGGGCCTACGTGCCGTTCTCGTCGGGGAACTTCGAGTTCACGAACCTGGCGCACACGAACGAGAAGTATCGCGACAAGGCGATCCGCATCATCGATCTGCTGCGGAAGCACGACACCATCAGGGAGTACATCGGCACCCGCCCCTGCCGCATCACCCTGCACCTGCGGACGACGGAGCCCCCGGCCGACGTGAGGGACCGTGACGATGACGGCGTGGACATCAACCTCGCCAGCTATTACTTCGAGAAGTACGACATCGGCTACATCACGGGCATGCTGGCCCACGAGATCGGCCTGCACCCGCTCGCCTCCCGCAACACGAACATCCCCGACGAGGAGGAGATGTTCCAGGGAGTCCCGCTGACCGTGCCGGGGCTGGCCGACCTCAGCACACCGCGCACCATGAACACCGAGGGTGCGGGTCAGGCCGACCACATCATGGCCGCCTTCCCCAGCAGCACAAGGCACCGGATCTACCGCGACATCGTCCTGGGAATGGCCAAGATCCTGGCGGAGGACGCGCAGGCCGGCGAGGAGGGTGCCAAGGCCCAGGACGTCACCGACCTGATCGACTGCTATCTGATGGACTTGGCCTCAATCGCCCTCACCAACGACCACCGGACGAACGCGGCGAAGGAGCCGAACTACACGGCGCGGGTCTACAACGCCTACAAAGACTTGTTCCAGGCCCAGTTGGCGGGAGCCACTGCGCTCCAGGCCCTTCAGGCCCTCCTGCCGTCCAACAAGAGCATGTTCGGCGTGATGAACGACTTCCGGCGCATCGCCACCCACGTCGCCATCGGCAACAGCGGTGACAGCATCCAGCAGGCCGGTACGACCTGAGGCGCGTGTGTCTCTGACGCACGCGCCTCCTGGCGCACGATCGGGGCGGCCGGTTCTATCGGGAAAATCCTCCGGCCTCGAACGACCGGGTGATGGGAGCCGTGTGAATCGAGAGGTTCACGCACGGTTCTGAGAGAGCCGGGAGGTGAGATCCCTCCCGGCTACTCGCTGGATAGGGTGCGGCGGCATTCGCTGATCAGATGTCGCGGAAGATCTCGATCTGCGCGCCCACCGAGTTCAGCCGCTCCGCCAGCTCCTCGTAACCCCGGTTGATGACATACACATTGCGCAGTACGGACGTGCCCTCGGCCGCCATCATCGCGAGCAGCACCACCACGGCCGGCCGCAGCGCCGGCGGGCACATCATCTCCGCGGCCCGCCAGCGCGTCGGGCCCTCGACCAGGACGCGGTGCGGGTCGAGCAGCTGGAGGCGGCCGCCCAGACGGTTGAGGTCCGTCAGATAGATCGCGCGGTTGTCGTAGACCCAGTCGTGGATCAGCGTCTTGCCCTGGGCCACGGCCGCGATCGCCGCGAAGAACGGCACATTGTCGATGTTCAGGCCCGGGAAGGGCATCGGGTGGATCTTGTCGATCGGCGCCTCCAGCTTGGAGGGCCGGACCGTCAGGTCCACCAGCCGGGTGCGGCCGTTGTCCGCCGCGTACTCCGCGGAGCGGTCGTGGTCGAGGCCCATCTCCTCCAGCACCGCGAGCTCGATCTCCATGAACTCGATCGGGACGCGGCGGATGGTGAGTTCGGACTCGGTGACGACCGCGGCGGCGAGCAGGCTCATCGCCTCGACCGGGTCCTCGGAGGGGGAGTAGTCGACGTCCACGTCGATGTTCGGGATGCCGTGCACGGTGAGTGTGGTGGTGCCGACACCGTCCACCCGTACGCCCAGAGCCTCCAGGAAGAAGCACAGGTCCTGGACCATGTAGTTGGAGGAGGCGTTGCGGATGACGGTCACACCGTCGTGGCGGGCGGCGGCCAGCAGCGCGTTCTCGGTCACCGTGTCGCCGCGCTCGGTCAGCACGATCGGACGGTCGGGCGACGTCGTGCCCTCCACCACCGCGTGGTAGAGCCCCTCCGTCGCGGTGATGTCCAGGCCGAAGCGGCGCAGCGCGATCATGTGCGGCTCGATGGTCCGCGTGCCGAGGTCGCAGCCTCCGGCGTACGGAAGCCGGAAGGTGTCCATCCGGTGCAGCAGCGGACCGAGGAACATGATGATGGACCGGGTCCGGCGCGCGGCCTCCGCGTCGATGGCGTCCATGTCGAGCTCGGCCGGCGGCACGATCTCGAGGTCCACGCCCTCGTTGATCCAACGGGTGCGCACCCCGATAGAGTTGAGCACCTCGAGCAGCCGGAAGACCTCTTCGATACGGGCCACCCGGCGCAGCACCGTGCGGCCCTTGTTGAGCAGCGAGCCGCAGAGCAGTGCCACACAGGCGTTCTTGCTCGTCTTGACGTCGATGGCGCCGGAGAGCCTGCGTCTGCCGACGACCCGGAGGTGCATGGGCCCGGCGTAGCCGAGCGAAACGATCTCGCTGTCGAGCGCTTCGCCGATGCGCGCGATCATCTCAAGGCTGATGTTCTGGTTGCCGCGCTCAATGCGATTCACCGCACTCTGGCTGGTGCCGAGTGCTTCGGCCAACTGCGTCTGTGTCCAGCCCCGATGCTGACGGGCGTCACGGATGAGCTTGCCGATGCGTACGAGGTAGTCGTCTGCCATGGCCGCACGCTATCTCAGATATGAGATGAGATCGCACTTGGGTGAGCCATCAGGGTGACAGCCGGTGGGCGACCGGGTGATGCGGTTCATAGAGGGGCAGTTCGGCTCCGCTCGGCATCCGCACCGAGGCGAGCACTCCCCAGCCCTGCTCGCTCGGCGGCTGCGAGATCTCCACACCACGCTCGGTGAGCCGGGCCAGTGTCCGCTCCAGGTCGTCGCACATCAGATAGAACTCCGACTTCGGCTCGGCGCTCGTCGGATGTACGGCGATCTCCGCCGGCGGCAGTTTGAAGATGAGCCACCCGCGCCCGGCGTCGACGTGCGCGAATCCGAGCACGTCCTTGACGAAGGTCCGATCGGCATCCGCGTCGGGGCTGTAGAGGATCACATGCGCACCGCTGAACATGCTCCGATACTGGGTCGGGCGCCGGTTCCCGGCAAGCGAGCCGCCGCCGTCCGGGCGCAGGCGGCGCTTGGGGCGTGTCGCGCCGCCCGCACCTGATCTGCGCCGGACGGATCGGGTTTTCGGCCGCACCGCCTCAGATCTTCGCGCTGCCCATCCGCCCCGAACGGCGGTCGACGTGCGCTTGGCTCATTGGGTCGGGGGCGGCGTAGCGGGTGCGTCGGTTGCGGCGTTTGCGTAGCGGCGGGCCAGGTGCGCGAAGGCGTCCTTGAGCTCGGCCGGGCCGACGACCTCGATGTCGGCGTCGAACCTGCCGAGGGTGGCGGCCAGGCCGGGCCATGACCACGAGCCCAGGACGAGCCGGCAGCGGTTCGGGCCGAGTTCCTCGACGACTCCGTCGCGGGTGTAGCGGGACACGGCGGCGGCGGGCAGGTCGAGGATCACCTCGCCGCGGCAGGGCCAGTCGCCAGAGCCGTCGGAGCCCTGGAACCTGCTGGCCACGAAGGCGGCCACGTCACCTCCGGGCAGTTCGCGCGGGGTGAAGCGGGGCCCCGTAGGGGTGCGCGGGGTGATCCGGTCGGCGCGGAAGGTGCGCCAGTCCTCGCGGTCGAGGTCCCAGGCGACGAGGTACCAGCGCCCGCCCCAGGTGACGAGGTGGTGGGGCTGCACCCGGCGTGGTGGAGTTGCGGCGGGGTCGTCGCCGGCTCCCGGCGGGGATGCGGGGGTGTAGTCGAAGCGCAGCACTTCGCGGGCGTGGACGGCGGCGCTGAGCGTCATGAGCACGCTGCTGCCGACCTGTGGGTCCGGTCGGGTCGCGGGCCGCTCGACGGCGGTGACCTGAAGGGTGTCGATCCGGTGGCGCAGCCGTGCGGGCATGACCTGCCGGACGGTGGTCAGCGCGCGCGCCGCGGCCTCCTCGATGCCGGCACCAGTGGTGGTGGCGATCTGGAGTGCGATGGCCAGAGCGACGGCCTGCTCGTCGTCGAACAGCAACGGGGGCAGCTCCGTGCCGGCGTCGAGCCGGTACCCACCGTCGGGCCCCTTGAAGGCCACGATGGGATAGCCGAGCTCGCGCAGGCGGTCGACATCACGGCGCACGGTGCGCGGGCTGATGTCCAGCCGCTCGGCCAGTAGCGCCCCGGGCCAGTCCCTGCGCGCCTGGAGCAGCGAGAGCAGCGAGAGCAGTCGCGCTGAGGATTTCGGCATGACTCCATAGTGCCCCTGAGAAGCGGCCACACCCTGTCCGCTTCTCTTGCGATTGTTGTCTCGTGCCAGACAACGAGAACGACCGGAAGGGCCCGATCACCGTGACCGCCACGACCACGCCACCCTCAACTGTCGACGCCGAACGGGCCGACCTGCTCGCCCAGCTCGCGACCGTGCGATCCGCCCTGACCAACACGGCGCGCGGGCTCAGCGGCGAGCAGGCCGGCGAACATCCGACGGTCAGCGCGCTGTGCCTGGGCGGGCTGATCAAGCATGTCGCGTCCATCGAGGAAGGATGGCTGCGCTTCGTGGCCGAGGGCCCGTCGGCGATGCGCTACGACCTCCCCGACGGTGTCACCTGGGCCGACCTCACGGCCGGTACCGCACGCGAGTTCCCGCAGTGGGCGATCGACCACCAGAACGACTTCCGGATGCTGCCCGGCGAGACGCTGGACGGGATCGTCGCGCGCTACGAGCAGGTCGCCGCCCGGAGCGAGAAGGTCATCGCCTCCGTGCCCGACCTGTCGGCGACGCACCCGCTGCCGGAGGCGCCCTGGAACGAGCCGGGAGCGGTGCGCAGCGTGCGCCGGGTGCTGATGCACGTCATCGCCGAGACCGCCCAGCACGCCGGGCACGCGGACATCCTGCGCGAGACGCTCGACGGCCAGAAGTCGACCTGAGCGGTGACGGGGCCCTGCCGGATCGGGCCATCGTCCTGACCGGTGTTACCCAGGGGATCCCGGGGCGGGGCGGCGACTGCTCGCCGTCCGGCCCCGGCCCCGGTCCCGCGGCTTTGCCGGGCCAGGCGGGCGATTATCACCAACCAGCAGTACGGAGACGAGTATGTTCAATGTTCTGGGCGATGTGAACTGGATCGGTGTCCTGGTCGCCTTCCTCGCTTTTTTCCTGATGGGCGCCCTGTGGTTCGCGCTCCTGTTCAACAAGGCTTACAACATCTCGCTGGGGCGGGACGCGTCAGCGGCGCCAGAGGGATCCGCCCTCTTTTATGCCGGACCGGCCCTGACCTCGCTGGTGATAACCATCACCAGCGCGGTTCTGATGGCCGCGTTGAGGATCGACTCCTATCCGGACGCCCTGTTGTTCGGTCTGATCGTCGGAGCCGGATACTTGGTGGCGAACACGGTCAACATCGCGATAAACCCCAATTTCCCGCGACCCCTGTTCTATTCACTGATCTCCGGAGCATACAATCTGGTCGGAAGTGTGCTGGTCAGCGCGATTCTGGTGGCAATCTAGACCACTGCCGGCGGTAGAGCGCCGAATGGCTCTCTGCGCTGACGTGCGCTCACCACGGCAGGCGGGCAAGGCAGTAGTCCATGCCCCCCTGCCGTCTGAATGACAACATCTGACGCGCTGGTGTCGCCGTCAACAAAGGCCGCGACCCTAATCCAGATCATGCTCTTCGCCACTTCCATCCTTCTGTCCGGCTATCCGGCTAGAGATCAGCGTCCATGAGTAAGCCGACGAGAACCCGAGATTCACCACCCACTCGGCTCCTGCATGAAATCGAAGGGAACGGCGTCACCGTGAAGATGCGCGATCTGGGGCGGACAGGTATTCAGGTCAGCCCCTACTGCCTGGGCGCCGTAATGTTCGGACAGGGCGGTAACACCGACCGCGACGACGGCGTCCGGATCATCCACCGGGCACTGGACTCGGGGATCAACTTGTCCAACACGCCGCCGGCCATCAAACGCGCGTCGCTACGCCGACGATCGGCCGACGGGCGCGTCGCGGCATGACCCCGATGACCGTTCTCGACACCCGGGCGCTCAACCGCGCGACGCTGGCCCGGCAGTTGCTGCTCGATCGCGCCGACGTACCGGTCCTCGACGCCGTCGCGCACCTCGGCGGTCTGCAGGCGCAGGAACCCCAGGAACCGTTCGTCGGGCTCTGGTCGCGGCTGCGCGCGTTCGACCCGGCGGTGCTCTCGGACCAGCTCATCCGGCGGAGCGTGGTGCGGACCCACCTCATGCGCCGCACCGTCCACCTCGTCACCGCCGGCGACGCTCTGGCCTGGCGGGCCCGCCACGAAGCTATGCTGCGCCAGCGGGTGCTCGGTGTCTACCGCCGCGAGCTCGACGGGGTGGATCTCGACGAACTCGCCGCAGCGGGACAGGCGGTGATGGCCGACGGCGAGCCGCACTCGATGACCGAGCTCGCGCGGGCGCTCGTCGAGCGCTGGCCGGCGCCGGGGCCGCGGGCACTGGGGGAGATGGTGATCGCCGCCCTCCTCCCGGTGGCGCAGCTGCCGCCGCGCGGGCTCTGGCGCACCAGGGCAGGAGTACGCAACGTCCTGCTCTCCTCCTGGCTGGGGCGCGAGATCGACCCACCGTCCCCGGACGGCTCCGATCCGGTTGGCCAGGCGCTGGTACGGCGCTATCTGGCCGCGTTCGGCCCCGCCGCCTCGGCCGACCTGCGCGCCTGGTGCGGCCTCGCCGGGCTCCCGGCCGCGGTCGCCGCGATACGCGAGGAGCTGGTCACCTTCCGCGACGAGCGAGGCCGGGAACTCCTGGACCTTCCCGACGCGCCGCGCCCCGACCCCGACACACCCGCCCCGGTGCGGTTCCTGCCGGCGTTCGACAACGCGATCCTCGGCTACCACGACCGCAGCCGGATCATCGACGACGCCCACCGCGGCCTGTCGGTCGCCGGCGCTCGCGTTGTCCTGGTCGACGGCCGGGTCGCCGCGACCTGGAACGTTGAGGCAGGCACCGTGATCGTCACCCCGCTGGGCCGCTTCTCCCGAGCCGACCGCACCACCGTCGCCGAACAGGGGCAGGCGCTGGCGTCGTTCCTCTCCGACAACGACAGCCACCGCATCCAGATCGCCGCGTCTCCCTGCTGAGCGACACACCCGCGCGGTGCTTCCCCTGAGTACGGGATCGGGTGGCGCGCTCCGGTTCACGCTGTCGAAGGGCCTGCACGGTCTGTCCCCTGTCCACGATGACAGGGGACCCACGCCGCCCACGCGCCTCCAGGTCCTCGTCGATGAACACCGGAACGGTGATCGACCGTGTGGCGATGCCGACCACCGCCGTCTCGCCGCCTGCCAGAGCGAGGAATAGCCGGAGTAGGCCATCGCCCGCTCACGGGTCGGCGAGGTGCTGGCCCCGGCAGACGAAACCGGGCAGGGCCACGCCCGGCCGACCGGACCGTGCCGGACGCCGAGGGATCAAGGGCCGCCGACCTGCCAGGAGATGGCCGCCGTGTTCGGCATGGACGTGGTGCCGGCGCGGGTGGAGGCACGGCGGTCGAAGGCGAAACGCCTGGTGGCCCGCGGCCGGCTGGCCGAGCCCGCGCCGGGCCGCTTCACGCTCGCGCAGGGCGTGACCGGGTGGGACGGCGGGTCATGACCATGGTCATCGACCAGTGGACCACGGCCGGGCCTGCGTCGGGTCGGGATGGTCGAGGGACACATCGTCCTCGCCGTATACGGCACAACCTTGTTCCATGGGGCGGCTGTTGACGTGGTACCGGTGCGTGATTCACTAGCATGAGATCGAACTAGTCGAACTCACAGAGTAGGGAGCGGAGGTGACTATCGATGGCCGCTGTGGAGACCGGCTGGTTGCGTGGGGTGCTGCCACTGGCGCTCGCCGCCGTGCTTGCTGAGGGCGACCGGCACGGGTATGCGCTGGTGCAAGAGTTGACTGCCCGTGGATTCGGCACTGTCCGTGGCGGCGCGCTGTATCCGGTGCTCGGTCGACTCGAGACGGAAGGGGTGGTGGAGGCGCGATGGGAGCCCGGTGAGGGCGGGCCGGGCCGCAAGGTCTACCGGCTCACCGACGCGGGGCGAGCCCGGCTGCGTGAAGAGACCACCGGCTGGAAGCAGTTCTCCGACGCGATGGATCAACTCCTGGCCCACGGTACGAAGGAGTTGCCATGACGGATGAGGTCATCCGGTGGAACGCAAGGCTTCGACTGGCACTGGCTGCACAATCGGTGGACAGCACCCTCACGAACACGGTGCTGGACGAGGTCGCGCAGCACTGCGCGGACAGCGGTGAGAGCCCTGAGGACGCCTTCGGCACGCCGGAGGCGTACGCCGCCACTGTGGCCGGCGAGCGCATCCCTCCCGAGGAACGACTTCGTCACCGGGGCGGCCAGACACCTGCGGCGACATTCTGCGCCGCACTCGCCCCGATCGGTGTGGCCGCTCTGGTGGCCGGCGCCTGTCTGTGGGTCGCAAACGGATTCACGCTGGCCCTGACCCCTGGCGGGTTGGTCGGCTCATCGTTCATCGCCATAGCCCTGACGGGCGGCCACCTCGCGGCCACCGCCTCGCGCTCCCGACGGCGCGCCGCGGGGTGGGTGCTCCTGGCCGCCGCAACGGTGCTCGGCGCGACGGCTTTCACCGCCCTCTCCCGCAAGCCCTTCGGCCACCTACCCGCCCCTGTCCTGTGCGTACTGGGCCTCGCGCTGCTCGGGTGGGCCACACGGAACAAACCAACAGCAGACCCTGAAGGAGTCACCATGCAACCTCGGACGGACGCTCTGAACACGGTCGGGCGTGAGCACTGGCTCCGCCAACTGACCCAGCTGCTCGAAGAGCGCCACGCTGTACCCCGCGCACGTGCCGCAGAGCTCACCAGGGAGGCCGCCGACCACCTCGCCGCCACCGAACGCGCGCCGGAAGAGGAGTTCGGGCCCGTAGAACTGTACGCGCTGCGATTGTCCGAAGAGGAGTCTCCCCGCGAACGGTGGTGGCTGCGCAGCGACATCCAGAACGCGATACTTGCCGTGATCCTCACCGGCTATCTGGTGGGCAATCTCGCCTCCGGCGGCCCGTTCTGGCAAACCGCACTCGCCGCCGGCGCACTCGCCGTGAACCTGGCGCTCCTTGCCGTCCCCCTG
The Streptomyces lunaelactis genome window above contains:
- a CDS encoding helix-turn-helix domain-containing protein; this encodes MADDYLVRIGKLIRDARQHRGWTQTQLAEALGTSQSAVNRIERGNQNISLEMIARIGEALDSEIVSLGYAGPMHLRVVGRRRLSGAIDVKTSKNACVALLCGSLLNKGRTVLRRVARIEEVFRLLEVLNSIGVRTRWINEGVDLEIVPPAELDMDAIDAEAARRTRSIIMFLGPLLHRMDTFRLPYAGGCDLGTRTIEPHMIALRRFGLDITATEGLYHAVVEGTTSPDRPIVLTERGDTVTENALLAAARHDGVTVIRNASSNYMVQDLCFFLEALGVRVDGVGTTTLTVHGIPNIDVDVDYSPSEDPVEAMSLLAAAVVTESELTIRRVPIEFMEIELAVLEEMGLDHDRSAEYAADNGRTRLVDLTVRPSKLEAPIDKIHPMPFPGLNIDNVPFFAAIAAVAQGKTLIHDWVYDNRAIYLTDLNRLGGRLQLLDPHRVLVEGPTRWRAAEMMCPPALRPAVVVLLAMMAAEGTSVLRNVYVINRGYEELAERLNSVGAQIEIFRDI
- a CDS encoding VOC family protein, with the protein product MFSGAHVILYSPDADADRTFVKDVLGFAHVDAGRGWLIFKLPPAEIAVHPTSAEPKSEFYLMCDDLERTLARLTERGVEISQPPSEQGWGVLASVRMPSGAELPLYEPHHPVAHRLSP
- a CDS encoding helix-turn-helix transcriptional regulator; the protein is MPKSSARLLSLLSLLQARRDWPGALLAERLDISPRTVRRDVDRLRELGYPIVAFKGPDGGYRLDAGTELPPLLFDDEQAVALAIALQIATTTGAGIEEAAARALTTVRQVMPARLRHRIDTLQVTAVERPATRPDPQVGSSVLMTLSAAVHAREVLRFDYTPASPPGAGDDPAATPPRRVQPHHLVTWGGRWYLVAWDLDREDWRTFRADRITPRTPTGPRFTPRELPGGDVAAFVASRFQGSDGSGDWPCRGEVILDLPAAAVSRYTRDGVVEELGPNRCRLVLGSWSWPGLAATLGRFDADIEVVGPAELKDAFAHLARRYANAATDAPATPPPTQ
- a CDS encoding DinB family protein, with product MTATTTPPSTVDAERADLLAQLATVRSALTNTARGLSGEQAGEHPTVSALCLGGLIKHVASIEEGWLRFVAEGPSAMRYDLPDGVTWADLTAGTAREFPQWAIDHQNDFRMLPGETLDGIVARYEQVAARSEKVIASVPDLSATHPLPEAPWNEPGAVRSVRRVLMHVIAETAQHAGHADILRETLDGQKST
- a CDS encoding DUF1761 domain-containing protein; the protein is MFNVLGDVNWIGVLVAFLAFFLMGALWFALLFNKAYNISLGRDASAAPEGSALFYAGPALTSLVITITSAVLMAALRIDSYPDALLFGLIVGAGYLVANTVNIAINPNFPRPLFYSLISGAYNLVGSVLVSAILVAI
- a CDS encoding winged helix DNA-binding domain-containing protein; its protein translation is MTVLDTRALNRATLARQLLLDRADVPVLDAVAHLGGLQAQEPQEPFVGLWSRLRAFDPAVLSDQLIRRSVVRTHLMRRTVHLVTAGDALAWRARHEAMLRQRVLGVYRRELDGVDLDELAAAGQAVMADGEPHSMTELARALVERWPAPGPRALGEMVIAALLPVAQLPPRGLWRTRAGVRNVLLSSWLGREIDPPSPDGSDPVGQALVRRYLAAFGPAASADLRAWCGLAGLPAAVAAIREELVTFRDERGRELLDLPDAPRPDPDTPAPVRFLPAFDNAILGYHDRSRIIDDAHRGLSVAGARVVLVDGRVAATWNVEAGTVIVTPLGRFSRADRTTVAEQGQALASFLSDNDSHRIQIAASPC
- a CDS encoding PadR family transcriptional regulator encodes the protein MAAVETGWLRGVLPLALAAVLAEGDRHGYALVQELTARGFGTVRGGALYPVLGRLETEGVVEARWEPGEGGPGRKVYRLTDAGRARLREETTGWKQFSDAMDQLLAHGTKELP